From the Leptospira inadai serovar Lyme str. 10 genome, the window TTTTCTGGGGTTGTTCGGCTATGGCGACGGCCATTTTAGCGAATAATCTGGCTTTGGCTCCCGTTTTAATCGGAGCCAGTGACGAGGTTCTCAAAAAATGGGTCCAACCGATGACCGAGCAATTCCAACTTTGTGCCTACGCCGTGACCGAACCCGGCGCGGGTTCCGACGTAGCCGGAATTAGAACCACGGCAAGAAAAGTAGGCGACGAATACATTATTAACGGTTCCAAAATGTGGATTACCAACGCGGGTTATGCGGATTGGTTTTTCGTATTAACCAAAACGGATCCTGCGGCGGGGCATAAAGGGATTACCGGGTTTATCGTTAGTTCGAAAACTCCCGGGGTAATCGTCGGTAAGAAAGAGTTGAATATGGGACAAAAATGTTCCGACACCCGCGGAATCACGTTCGAGGAAGTGAAGGTTCATAAAAGCCAGATGATCGGAGGCGAAGGCGACGGATTCAAAATCGCCATGGGAGCCTTTGACCATACCCGCCCTGGAGTCGCAATCGGAGCAGTCGGTGTGGCCAGAGCTGCTATGGAACATGCTCTGGAATACGCTAAAACTCGCGCGGCATTCGGGAAACCGATTATTGAGAACCAATCCATTTCATTTATGATCGCAGAGATGGCTCGCGATATCGAAGCCGGGAGACTTCTTTGTTACCAAGCGGCATGGTTGATTGATCAAGGATTTAGGAATACCTATCAGGCATCTATCGCCAAGGTATTCTGCGCGGATTCTTGTATGAGAATTACGACAGACGCGGTCCAGGTTTTAGGCGGATACGGATTTAATTCGGAATATCCAGTGGAAAAACTGATGCGAGATGCTAAGATTTTCCAGATTTACGAAGGAACCTCCCAAATTCAACGTTTGATCATTTCCCGGTACCTGTCCGAAGGAAAGGGAATCGAAGGACCGAACCTCTGAAGGAATTCTCCCTTACATACGACGAGTTTCTGAAACGAACTCAGATCGGAAATTTAATTCCGATCTTTAAGCAAGTGTTTCTGGATCTGGAAACTCCGGTCTCCCTATTTGCAAAATGGGGAGGAACGGAGGCTAAACATTCCTTTCTTCTCGAATCCGTTGAAGGGGGCGAAAACGTAGGTCGCAATTCCTTTTTGGGGAAAGAACCGTACCGCCTCATTTACGGAAAGAACGGCCTTTTTTATATCTCGAAACGGAAGGAACCGGAGACCGAGATCATCACGTACGATCCCCTGTTTCTTTTGGAATATTCCATGGGGGACGACGTGTATGTACCGGATCATCGACTTCCCTCCTTCCAGGGCGGAGCTGTAGGATTTCTCTCCTATTCCTGTGTTCGTTATTATGAAAATTTACCGGATACGAAACCGGAAGACGAGCCGTCGCCCGACGCCTATTTTGCATTGTACGACGAAGTTTTGGTAGTGGATCATGTGGATCGATTACTAAGAATCGTGGTCAATGCCAGACTTTCCGATTTTGAAGATACGAAGGCTTGTTACGAAGCCACTCTCGCAAGAATCGATGCGATCGAAAAAGATCTCCGAGAAGGAGAGGTTCCTGGTTGGGTAAAGCATCCTCCGGAAACGAGGGAGACTTTAGAATATCGCCCGAATATTCCCGACGAAGATTACAAGAAAGCCGTTCAAAAAGCGAAAGAATACATTTATGCAGGCGATATTTTTCAGGTAGTCCCGTCCAGAAAATTGGAGTTTCGTCCGGGAGTTCCTCCTTTCCAGGTATATCGCGGGCTGAGGACGGTGAATCCGAGTCCTTACATGTATTTTTTGAAGCTGGACGATATTTCGATCGTGGGATCTTCTCCGGAAATCATGGTCAAATGCAAAGATAGGAAAACGTATCTGAGACCGATTGCCGGAACCCGCCCCCGCGGCGCTACTCCGGAGCTGGACAAGGCCTTGGAAGAGAATCTTCTTTCCGATCCCAAGGAAATCGCCGAGCACATTATGCTGGTCGATTTAGGAAGAAACGATTTGGGAAGAGTTTGCGAACCGGGATCCGTTCGCGTGGAAGATTTCAAAATCATCGAGCGATATTCGCATGTAATGCATATCGTAAGTCAATGCTACGGAGTATTGAACGAGAATAAAACCGTGTATGACCTTTTGCGGGCGACTCTGCCGGCAGGCACCGTTTCGGGAGCTCCTAAAATTCGCGCCATGGAGATCATCGATGAACTGGAGAGGACTCGGCGT encodes:
- a CDS encoding acyl-CoA dehydrogenase family protein, with amino-acid sequence MDFALSDDQRALRDLARDFSKNEIRPKAEHHDKTGEYPLQILKKAWEIGLMNIHIPEQYNGAGMKELDDVIIGEELFWGCSAMATAILANNLALAPVLIGASDEVLKKWVQPMTEQFQLCAYAVTEPGAGSDVAGIRTTARKVGDEYIINGSKMWITNAGYADWFFVLTKTDPAAGHKGITGFIVSSKTPGVIVGKKELNMGQKCSDTRGITFEEVKVHKSQMIGGEGDGFKIAMGAFDHTRPGVAIGAVGVARAAMEHALEYAKTRAAFGKPIIENQSISFMIAEMARDIEAGRLLCYQAAWLIDQGFRNTYQASIAKVFCADSCMRITTDAVQVLGGYGFNSEYPVEKLMRDAKIFQIYEGTSQIQRLIISRYLSEGKGIEGPNL
- the trpE gene encoding anthranilate synthase component I gives rise to the protein METPVSLFAKWGGTEAKHSFLLESVEGGENVGRNSFLGKEPYRLIYGKNGLFYISKRKEPETEIITYDPLFLLEYSMGDDVYVPDHRLPSFQGGAVGFLSYSCVRYYENLPDTKPEDEPSPDAYFALYDEVLVVDHVDRLLRIVVNARLSDFEDTKACYEATLARIDAIEKDLREGEVPGWVKHPPETRETLEYRPNIPDEDYKKAVQKAKEYIYAGDIFQVVPSRKLEFRPGVPPFQVYRGLRTVNPSPYMYFLKLDDISIVGSSPEIMVKCKDRKTYLRPIAGTRPRGATPELDKALEENLLSDPKEIAEHIMLVDLGRNDLGRVCEPGSVRVEDFKIIERYSHVMHIVSQCYGVLNENKTVYDLLRATLPAGTVSGAPKIRAMEIIDELERTRRGIYSGALGYVSYAGDTDMAIVIRTISFYGEKAFIQAGGGVVYDSSPEGELEETKNKMAALLRAVDFARNGLKGEWNR